In the Arachis ipaensis cultivar K30076 chromosome B10, Araip1.1, whole genome shotgun sequence genome, one interval contains:
- the LOC107624139 gene encoding polyphenol oxidase, chloroplastic, which produces MSFTISSPSSFVSTINNVSTRNPKHQQVPNRIACNSSSSNNQNTNNESSSSSSETPRRNVLIGLGGLCGAYYTLSGNNNPFAYAAPISPPDLSTCGAPDLPNGAKPTNCCPPINTKIIDFKLPSNPPLRVRPAAHLVNDEYLAKYKKAVDLMKALPSDDPRNFTQQANIHCAYCDGAYHQVGFPDLDLQVHNSWLFFPFHRWYLYFHERILASLIDDPTFTLPFWNWDAPRGMQLPSIYADSKSPLYDKLRNPTHQPPTLVDLDFNIEDPNSKGQVSSNLSIMYRQVVSNGKTSRLFLGNPYRAGDDPDPGLGSLENVPHGPVHLWTGDINQPNGEDMGTFYSAARDPIFYCHHSNVDRMWSVWKSLGGKRKDFTDPDWLESGFLFYDDNKNLVRVRVKDCLDSKNLGYVYQDVDIPWLNAKPTPRRGLKAKKVAQRFGVGAALATEASRNAKFPLVLDSVVSTMVKRPKKSRSKKEKEEEEEVLVIEGIEFDRSVPVKFDVFINDEDDKVVGPNNTEFAGSFVSVPHSHKHKNKKIKTVLRLGLTDLLEDLEAEDDDKIMVTLVPRYGKGKVHISGIKIELVAD; this is translated from the coding sequence ATGTCATTTACTATCTCTTCACCCTCCTCCTTCGTATCCACCATCAATAATGTCTCTACTAGAAATCCAAAACACCAACAAGTTCCTAATAGAATTGCATGcaatagtagtagtagtaataaCCAAAACACCAACAatgaatcatcatcatcatcgtcagaAACACCTAGAAGAAATGTTCTAATAGGGTTAGGAGGGCTTTGTGGTGCTTATTATACCCTAAGTGGTAACAACAACCCTTTTGCCTATGCTGCTCCTATATCACCACCAGATCTAAGCACGTGCGGTGCACCTGACCTACCCAATGGTGCAAAACCCACCAATTGTTGTCCTCCAATTAACACAAAGATCATAGATTTCAAGCTTCCTTCAAACCCACCCTTAAGGGTAAGACCAGCAGCACATTTGGTCAACGATGAGTATTTGGCAAAGTACAAAAAAGCCGTTGACCTTATGAAAGCGTTACCATCCGATGATCCAAGAAATTTCACCCAACAAGCCAATATCCATTGTGCTTATTGTGATGGTGCATATCACCAAGTAGGGTTCCCGGATCTTGATCTCCAAGTCCACAACTCATGGCTCTTCTTTCCTTTTCACCGTTGGTACCTTTACTTCCATGAGAGAATCTTGGCAAGCTTGATCGATGATCCTACCTTTACCCTACCCTTTTGGAACTGGGATGCTCCACGTGGCATGCAACTACCTTCCATTTATGCTGACTCCAAATCTCCTCTTTATGACAAGCTTAGAAACCCTACTCATCAACCACCAACTCTAGTTGACCTAGATTTCAATATTGAGGACCCTAATTCCAAAGGCCAAGTTTCCTCCAACCTCTCCATAATGTATAGGCAAGTTGTTTCCAATGGAAAGACTTCTAGACTCTTCCTTGGAAACCCTTACCGCGCCGGCGACGATCCTGATCCTGGTTTGGGATCATTGGAGAATGTTCCCCATGGTCCTGTCCATTTGTGGACAGGAGATATCAACCAGCCTAACGGCGAGGACATGGGGACATTCTATTCGGCTGCGAGAGATCCTATATTCTATTGCCACCATTCCAACGTGGATAGGATGTGGTCAGTGTGGAAATCGCTCGGAGGAAAAAGAAAGGATTTTACCGACCCTGATTGGTTAGAGTCAGGGTTTTTGTTCTACGACGACAACAAAAACCTTGTCCGTGTTAGAGTCAAGGATTGTCTTGACTCTAAAAATCTTGGGTATGTCTACCAAGACGTAGACATCCCTTGGCTGAATGCTAAGCCCACGCCACGGCGTGGGCTTAAGGCGAAAAAGGTCGCACAACGTTTTGGTGTTGGCGCGGCTTTGGCCACAGAGGCTTCGAGAAATGCCAAGTTTCCGTTGGTTTTGGATTCCGTTGTGAGTACTATGGTGAAGAGGCCGAAGAAGTCGAGGAgtaagaaggagaaggaggaggaagaagaagtttTGGTGATCGAAGGGATCGAGTTTGATCGGAGTGTACCGGTGAAGTTTGATGTGTTTATCAACGATGAAGATGACAAGGTTGTGGGGCCCAACAATACGGAGTTTGCTGGAAGCTTTGTGAGTGTGCCTCACTCTCACAAGCACAAGAACAAGAAGATCAAAACTGTTTTGAGGTTAGGGTTGACGGATTTGTTGGAAGATTTGGAAGCAGAAGATGATGATAAGATTATGGTTACGTTGGTTCCAAGGTATGGGAAGGGTAAAGTTCATATTAGCGGCATCAAGATCGAGCTTGTTGCAGATTAA